The genome window tgcccggctctcgaccaatcacgcgcgccgttacataGCATGTATGTATGAACAATTTTTATGTCTTATTCATATAATTCCTCAATCTAGAAATAAGTGGTACACTCCTAACTTGTGTTTTGTACAGTCTAGAAATAAAAGAATTTAGTAAACTTGTTACCGCATTATAATTTAGTAAGTTGAAATTAAGTCTAGGCCAATATGTTAATGATGTCCTTGTTCCTCCTCATTTTCAATAGAATAACAACATACTGTTGGGTATATACTGCTCACCATTTGATATTTCACAGTTATAATGTTTTGTAGTACAGCAATTTTGAATAAGCGCTTTGGTGTAATTAGCTAGCATACTATCTACAGAATTATAAACTGAAAAAGTATGTTGGTTACTTATCAGATAGTGAGGCAGACTAAAGATGGATTCATCAAGATGAGGACAGAATAGACAAAATACCAATTATGGTTTGTATTGATAGTTTTTTGAATAAGGAGCAAAATTACCACTTCTGGAAACCATAGAACAAAGTGGACATATTTAAAGTAGCTACACTAAAATAAAATCCAGTTTAACTTTGTACAATTTGGCCTAAAATTGGACAATTTTGTTCGGAATTTCAAAATCTTGCACACCTTCTCCACTTTTATTATGGATGAAGATTGATCTGGAATaatttaaactgttgaatttgtTTGGAATTCCTAAGTCTTCCACAAGGGAATGTGGTTTTCAaatgtaataccgtaaaacctcgacgACAAGCATATAGCGTGCTttcgatgaaagctaaattaatccagacgcattgacaaaattataatattatggaatttgagcataTACATACACGTACTATTGTAAGATCAATTTATTGTGTTGGCATATCTGCGGCTGCTTCGTATTAATTTAGTTTTCACCAAAAACACtctgtatgcttgtagacgaggttttacggtaagaCGAAAACTTGACGATTACTTATAAAACCACTTATTACCAAAAAAACCTAACATCGTTACATTTCATGCGTGGAAAAAACCAAGGTCCTCATCATCGTTATGACCCTGAGTGATACATTCTCAGTAGGAGCAACATGTATGCTGACTTCGGGGTTGTCATGACAATTTTACAACGTTGCTTCctgattaattaagttaattgACAATAATTATCCTTTAAAACATTAGAAATGTAATTATGAATATAGACGTAAGATGACGATCTGGTAAAAATCGTTATTGTTATTACAATTATTATACCGCCTACCACTTCTGTTTCCAGACATGCATGGATATATTTTCATAGCCTGCTATAAAATGAGCATATCTTGAAGAAAaacaaagtggacttttttttatgGCAGGCCATAAAAGAAATCCGGGACTTCTTCATATGAGAAAAGGCCGAAAGGTGGATGATTGGTGTCCATAATCTGATATTTGGTCGACTTTTTGGGTGCGTGAACAGTGGACatgttttctaaaaatatttgtttatgaaTTGTCATTTTGTGATGCTGGATTTGAGCCAACAATTTAGTATAGTTTACAATTCTGAACCCATGAGTGCTACTCTTCGAAAAAAGAGTGGCAGCGAGATAATACAACTAATTCAACGTTTTCAGAAGACACCGAGAAAGAGAGAAGATTTTAAGCGCAAGACGGTTACCCCTTTTGTTCGTATATCAAGAAATTATTAGCTCCGTGTTCGACATGAAACTGGATCTTGAGAGAGAGTTTGCGGAAAATACCAGTCTTCATGGGATTGTTCGTATTTTCGAGTCGGCTGGGGTTATCTTAAAGCTCATTTGGTCGGTAATTTTCTTGGCAGCTTTTGGTCTGTTTATTTGGCAGTTTTCAGAACGAATTACAGCATATCAGAAATTTAATTACAACACTCTTGTCGAGGTACGTATTTCATTAACATGACTATAGCTTATTCATAGTTAACATTGTgtggaaaatgtaattttctttgcaccgcttgttcatgttgttcatttaatattattacctGGTCAGTTTCTTAAGTTCAAGTTCAATTTCAATTGTATTAAATTCATTCTGACCTTTAATCATATATAGTACTAAAAatattttccattaaaaaacagCACAAATACATAACAGttataagttattttaaaatacaatgtgataaaacaatataatgatGAATGCTTTTTTATGTAAAGTGTTACCATTAAATGTCAAGTACACTATTTCTTAGAAATGAATGCGTGAAAAACAAATGCAGCTAAGCCCAGGCCCGTACCCGTACGCAGGGGGGCGcgacgcacccccccccctttggaaaagtatacaaaaagtcccaaaacggGTTTTTACGCTtctttggacaaaaaaggtccaaattttatccacttttcacaaaatcactaTATATTTCTCAGAATAAATGCGTAAAAAACAAATGCAGCTAAGCCTTCTAAAGTGTTCGAACCTAACGTGGCATTTTGACGCAGAATAATTAGATTCTTAAAATGTTACATGTTATCATGATATCTACTTAcatggtgtgtggggtgtgtgtaggggtgcgttCGTATGTGTGTTTGTATTCAACTTATTGTCTCTTCATCTTTTTCCATTTTGATCAGGTTGAACATCGATCCAAATTAACTTTCCCAGCCGTGACAATCTGCAACTACAATCGCTTTTATAGTTCCCGAATAACTGAAGAATATACAAAGTAAGTGACGGTAATTTTGGACAATAATGTTTGTACAAAATCTCTCCTCAAATTTGAATCACGTAGCCAGCAAACAAACAATGTTTTctaggttgccagaaaacgtttaaatgtcgggttatataatgggtataaaacgttattataacattcaaaaacatttttactaACCTATTGCAAATATCCTAACATAATGTaatttcagtgttgacaaaatgttggccaaaaaaaatttgcaagatatattttacaataaaactttttaaaaatattattgtagtgtgttttcatactaaacgttttaaaacgttttcatgacctttatatagcccgacatttaatgttattaaaacattttacctaaaccaaaacacaTGATATAACCCGTTTGaatcgttttaaaaatgtttttgtgtttgctgggtagtttcattcaaaatgatttttttctgaaattcaAAGTGGATCTTAAATGGAAAGGTCTAGGAAttcttattttgttattctgAGCCAAAAGGAAACATTTGTTGATAGTGCTTGAATTTTTTactactatcaacggatttcgtaaACATTTTGGATACACGTTAGAGAAATatgttaaagaaataatgttgtatgtaaaatgggaataaaatgttcctcatttcttttatgacttgatGAACTTGATGTGAACTTTCAGTGCTTCACACCTGTCAAAAACCGAATTGGATAAAACGTTTCTATTTTCAGAGTTACTGAGaacctaattaagccataggtaaaccATTTCCATGACCAAACTATTAtagcaatattgaacaaaatagcatttcttgtcacctataccaccagtTCTGCGCAGCGATTTTGGTCAAACGCGCTACGACATTGTTCTCTTCGCCCCCATAATTAGCTTTTTTGagacttataataataataatatttatttgaattacttgcaaaaatacaaaagtaacaaaataacagtagaTTTATACAcactttacatttcttacacatgacaaaagcaagtaattcaggatgagtgaatgggctgaaaagtccaaacacagaagtgcccactcatcctgcacatgaaagaataatttaaaattaaatcataaaATACATCATAAAatagaaaaaagcaacattttggaaaataaaaccattatgaaatgttgaaacaatattataaatgtgtaaaatacaggcatttgaaaatacataagcAAAAACATGTTACACCACAAAATCATTTAAGCATATTCAAGTAAAACGATTTACATTCAGACTAAAAATACGACAAGGCTGTTAACATGATGTAATTCAGATggaattccattccaaagacATGGAAGTGAAAAAAcatagaattaaagaaagaagaagatttggCAGTTTGGTGCAATAACCTAGAATTATCCAAAATACTTCTTTGAACCAGAGAACTAAAAGAAGCAGCCCCAAAttcattgattattttaaatACAAAGGCTAATCTTTGACATTTGTAAACATCCTCAAGCTTAATCAATTTAAGGCCTACAAGCCTCTCAGAATAAGATGGACGATCTTCAAAATCAACTTCAGGAAAATCTTCGTAGAACAAAGTACGAGTGATTTTCCTCTGGATTTTTTCTAACCTATCAATATGATTCCTTTAAATGGAGACCAGACACAAACACAATAAACAATGTGAGGCAAAATAAGAGATTTGTAAAGATTGAGTAAAGCATCAGAAGTCAATTCCTGGTACATCTAACTATGAAACCAGAGAGTTTAGAAATCTTATTAGCGACATTACTAATATGAGAGTCAAAGGAAAGGTCCTTACTGAAAGTAACTCCAAGCAgcttgaattcatcaactttttAAGCTCATCACTGCCCATAATATAAGAACTACAGAATTTGGGAGACTTAGATCTAGTCATGTGCATGGTGGAACACTTTGAAAGATTCAAAGGAAGTTTGTTACAAATTGACCActgaaaaatgttttcaatgtCCTGCTGAAGAATTTTATGGTCTAAATCACCATAAATAGGACGGACAATTCAATTATCATCAGCAAactggaaaaagaagaagaaaccacatcATTTAAGTCATTAACAAACAGAAGAAATAAAATTGGACCAAGAACAGAGCCTTGAGGAACACCTGAAGTTACATTACACCATTCAGAAACTACACCTTTGAAAATAATCCTTTGCTTACGCATGTACAAAAAGTTTTGAATCCACAAAAGAAGTTGACCTCTAATTCCCATAGAATGAAGTTTACCAAGCAAAAGATTGTGATCGACTTTATCAAACGCAGAACTAAAATCTAAGAAGATACCATCAACTAGCCAACATTTACGATCATCCAATGATTTACTAAGCAGTAGGAAAAATGTTGACAATATTTGCTCACAATTTCTGCCACTGcgaaaaccaaattgattatCAGACAAAATACCATTTCCATTGACATAATTCATTATACGAGAAGAAACTATCTTTTCCATAACCTTACCAACAATGCTTGTCAAAGAAACTGGGCGGTAACTACTAACATCATCCTTGGGTTTACCAGAACCCTTATAGATAGGGACAACATTGGCCTCTTTCCAAGCACTAGGTACTTGACCATGTTGCAGAAAAATATTGAACAGATTACATAACACTGGAGCTAACTCATTACAACAGACCTTCAAAAAGACAGGAAGAATGCCGTCAGGCCCAGGAGATTTGGATGAATCAAGATTATTAAGAACATCCACCACTTCACTTACTGTAATAGGCTCGAAAGAAAGGGGGGCTGCACCATGCGAAGGAATAGAATTGGGCACTTTATCAACTTGCTCGCTTTAACAACGTCTTCATCAGCGGAAGACACTGCAATAAATAACAGTTGCtgatgaacccagcaaacacaaaacgttttcgacatcatttgcaaaaggttataaaaggttgtcagaaaacgtttaaatgtcgggttatataaagggtatattaagagtataaaacgttttcataaccttaaaacacattttttgataatctactgtcagcaaataaaatgttttacagaaaacgtttaaatatcgggttatataaagggtataaaaacgttttaataacattccaaaaacattcttgaaaacttgatacaaaacattctaaacagaatgttattttggggttgtaaaaatatttttcgaaaaatgtttgcccaaaatattttcaataacgttttaaaaacgttttcatgacctttatataacccgacatttgaatgttattaaaaggttttgaaaaaaacatgctgggttcaaatattttaacataatgttatttaagtattgacacaatattttgcaaaaatgtttgcaaaaatagtttacaataacatttttgaaaacatttaaaaatattgttgtagtgtgttttcatacaaaacgttttaaaacgttatcatgacctttatataacccgacattttaatgttattaaaacgtttttacctaaaccaaaagccaaaatataacttatttaaaacattttaaaaacgtttttgtgtttgctggggaagaCGTTGTGATAAATTAACCGCTGCGCCTGTCGTTAAACGGCAATACATCCGCCAAACGTCGGACTATACTGTGGCCGTAAGGGCCACTATATATTGCGAGCATGTTGCCCTTCCCCTTTGTCCGCGAACAAATTGCGGAACAAATTGAACGTTAAAACGACCGTAAAAACATCGGACGGTATACTGGCCATTTTCTAACCTAAATAGCAAATGGGCATTAAAAGCCACAGTATTTATTTCAATGTCGACGTTTAACACTTATGCTTTAGTCTTTACAGTTGCAAAAACTAAGGCTTGACATATTCCCGGTTTTCTGGGGATGGCTCAAACATCAACTTTAAACGGGCTTTTAAAGAAAATCGCTGTCTTTGTTCCGACCAAAGGTGTTTAAGATATTACCAAAAAAATACTATTTTGGACACATTTCGGACACATTATAGGtttagttgttgttgttgctgctgttgttgtttcgAACACCCTCTATTCCGCAAATAAGTGTGTTATAAACGTGCTCCATTTCCGATGACCCACGCGACGTTGGTATTAATCATTGTTTGCTTTTCTGGTTTTTTCAATCTCCTGTAGGCATTTGGACCGACTACTCGGGTTTGCAGACACTCTGAATTATTACTACGCAAATTCATATGTTTCATCGCTTGAAAACCGCTTGGGAGATCAACCTGTAGAGAACTGGCAGTCTTTCAATGACGAGTTTGATTTTGAGCAATTCGCAGCCCAATCGGGTTTCAGCCTCAATGAGAGTTTGATATGGTGTGATTGGAAAGGGAAGAAAGACTCTTGCTCTGCGGATAATTTTACCGCAATCTTTATACCGGATTATGGTATATGTTATCAGTTTAATATCGATGATAAAGATGAGAATCGACTGCGGCAAACTTTACCAGGAGCTGAAAATGGATTGAGTATTCTAATAGATATTAATCAAGAAGAGTATACAGAGACTTTTAAACAAGGACATCATGAAGCAGGGTTGAAATTTGTTGTACATCATTGGAATGACCCACCTCTTATCGAGACGCTCGGGCTTGCCATTGCGCCTGGATTTCATACATATGCTGCTGTGAGGAAAAAGAAGTATGAATCATTGCCCAAACCTTGGGGTAATTGTGAATCTGTAAAAGATGGTTATAATAAGAAAGGTTGTCTTAGGGACTGTCGTCTTCATCATATCGTCAGTAAATGTGGCTGTAGACCATTGGGGTATACTAGTAACTCCAAGATTTGCACCCCAGACCAACAATCAGATTGTGTAGCTAAGGCGCTCCTGGAATACCGCTCGATTGGCAGCAGTGACGTATGCAATTGCCCTACTCCTTGTAAAGCAGTGGTTTATACGGCATCACTTTCAATGACGTCTTTTCCAAGCGACCAGCTCGAGCaagaatatcaaaataaatatgggACATTTGTAGAGGTTGTCGACGAAGGCAACTCAAGCTTTCCGACCAGCGGAGATCGCGACCTTCGTAAAAACTTAGTTTATCTAGATGTTTATTTCGATGAGTTAAGTGAAACTAAATTTAAGCAGGTTGAAGCCATGAGTTTTTCGGCCTTGCTGTCTGATTTGGGTGGACAAATGGGATTTTTTCTCGGTATGAGTGCAATCACAGCGGCTGAAGTATTGGAGTATCTCGTGAAAAAGATATTCcgtttatttaagtggaatcgaTCAAATGACAACAGAGTAATAGCGCTAAATCCATCCGTGTAAAAGTGTAATTGACTATTTCGGTATTTCTCAACAACCTTTGCAAAGAAACAGAAACAACATCATCGTTAATGCTCACGTCGTTACTGCGCACTTTCGACCAGTATACCCAATAccgttataattgaagaccgaattaaaaagactagtttacgtctgacgtcagggcaaaggcgcggcatgattggttgctgacttgcGCAGTACagtatttttggtctggttgacaggacgttatacgcaaattagtctttttaattcggtcatcAATTATACGTATACCAAATACCGTTACTGAGCTCGTTGGACTGCTCGAAATTTCCCAACAACAATATGACATAGTATTGATATGACATATATGATGGGGCCTTTATTGCAATAACAGAAAGTATATTGGTGATGATTTTTGTAGCTTACTTAATACCTATTCAGCGATTTTATgtaaacaaacattttttaactACACTACCAATCGATCACCAATTTAGACAatacatatgaaaaggtttggttataaaacgattctcttatcaaTGCATCTGCGCACAGTTTCCATCTCGATACACCCGAGAACACAGATATTTcaaagcacagcgagtctagcctctacgcagtctgtgtttatactacgtggttgagtgcatagcatcataagggcTGCgcgagatctagtggaaaataggcatctgtgattatTTTGTGATTGTCAAAACCGccagtgttcccttcatccaatcagaattgttttatatcgaacgaaagctaacacttctccctaaaacacttttttttttcattacgtcaacagataacgcaattcaatgtttatagcaaggcgaatgtggtaaatctgttgaaaacgacctattcaagcacaatttttgaccaaaatgaaggtttaaaagtcataACCTCAAGTGCTCCTtagttccttacaatatttttcaaattttatgtcattaaattaaAGAGctcacttatattgtccatatactagcttcatttcgaTGAGCAAtgcccaattctctttaaattgcaaatcttgtgcaaaaggttttttcgcctgttttgtcatacagttgctaaagagcgcttacaaattgatatggaccTACCGCTTTCAAACGTACTTGAATTCTATTTTCAGTTGGATATCCATTTTGCCGTTATCAGGTTGTTTTCACGTTTGCCATTTTTCCGCTTCATTAGCATATCTATGCTtgttcaaaaaatacaaaaatctgaattttgatcgaTTTTAGGGTGTTCTGTGTCACTAAATCGCTGAATAAGCCTTTAAAACGAACATGACTGCTATGTATATAGTGTATATAGGTGTAAAATGAACTTAATGTAATGCTAGATATAGATTAAGGGGTCTGCTAAAGTTTgacaaaattttgccaaaatgggaGGAGTCTTttatgtttgctgtgaatttCTGCCCAGAAATATTGATCACAGGTGGTTCATGTAAATGAGAAAACTTAACAATTTTAGCATGATCACTTGCGTAAGGTCAcagaaaattatgtaaataggcttgTATTTGATGTTGCATTTTAGCTCTAGCACTTTTTTTGCAGACGCGATTTCATGATTTCGTGATTTTCATGTTTACAGATTCCAAAAATTCAataaaatggaaaatatttacTCTTCATTGCAAATGTTACTGCTATTTCAAATTGCTCACATTGAATGGCTATAATGCTTCAAGATTCTGGAAAAAATAGTGCTCCTTTGTCTATAAGCGGAGTAATATTTTACAGTTCAACGTTTTAGTTAAGCGAATTGGTGCattaattaaaggtgggtaacctgcttgacaatctcatcccccactttacctcatcaaaattctgattttggtatcagatgaaagctcatatttttctcataaacatattaaaatttgacgttccaaatcggtatattttcgaagaaatcatcaaaaaactgtcgaattagtctaaaatatggaataccatatttgagactaattaggcagtttttgatgatatcttcggaaatacactgagttggaacttctaatttccatatgtttatgagaaaaatagcgcCTTCCGCTTCAAATCAATattttacatgatcatgatgattatcattaataaaaacagtgtagactaccaatatcacgctgtataaatgtcagtaattccattaggaattagtcacatttacaaaaaaacatttacatgttctttttgcatgaatgtttgaaagggacgacattttatgttatacgttagttttaaagaatttgattttccaaattatATCAGGTCACTTTCCTTTAAGTTTACACACCATCTTAATTAAAGATATATTAAAGTATATCGAGTTTCTAATCAGATAGTGAGATAGGCTAAAGATGGATGCATCAAGATGGGGatagaataaacaaacaaaaaaacatttggcatgtagtgatgatattttaatatgttgCAAAATTACCACTTCTGGAAAGTGGCAAAATGTCACCAGCTACAAGAAAATATAACCCACTTTAATATTGTACAATTTTACCTAAAATTAGACAACTTTTTTcggaatttcaaaatcttccacaccttcTCCACTTTTCATGGATTACATATTTGACTGTTAAATTTGGTAGGAAGTTTGGTTTTCAAATGTATTAGAATAATTAATTAAACGCATTGGTGCAATTAGCTAGCATaccatccagtggcgtagctagtggTTGTGGCGCCCAGAGCAAGAATATACAATGGCGCAGTCATAACAATTATTAATTGTTGATCCCTTCGCTACGTCAGTTATACGATCTAAATAAAGACAAACTAGAAAGTATGTCGGGTTTTATGTACGAAGAGGACTTGGTAATCACTTTTAAAATCACTTAGtaccaaaaatgaaataaaaagtaaCATCGTTTCATGTCATGTGTGACAAAAACAGAGTTGTCGTTATCATCACCATCGTTATCATCAACGTATGCATGAGTGATAAATTCATCA of Amphiura filiformis chromosome 14, Afil_fr2py, whole genome shotgun sequence contains these proteins:
- the LOC140168923 gene encoding acid-sensing ion channel 1C-like, with the protein product MKLDLEREFAENTSLHGIVRIFESAGVILKLIWSVIFLAAFGLFIWQFSERITAYQKFNYNTLVEVEHRSKLTFPAVTICNYNRFYSSRITEEYTKHLDRLLGFADTLNYYYANSYVSSLENRLGDQPVENWQSFNDEFDFEQFAAQSGFSLNESLIWCDWKGKKDSCSADNFTAIFIPDYGICYQFNIDDKDENRLRQTLPGAENGLSILIDINQEEYTETFKQGHHEAGLKFVVHHWNDPPLIETLGLAIAPGFHTYAAVRKKKYESLPKPWGNCESVKDGYNKKGCLRDCRLHHIVSKCGCRPLGYTSNSKICTPDQQSDCVAKALLEYRSIGSSDVCNCPTPCKAVVYTASLSMTSFPSDQLEQEYQNKYGTFVEVVDEGNSSFPTSGDRDLRKNLVYLDVYFDELSETKFKQVEAMSFSALLSDLGGQMGFFLGMSAITAAEVLEYLVKKIFRLFKWNRSNDNRVIALNPSV